A stretch of Oncorhynchus mykiss isolate Arlee chromosome 12, USDA_OmykA_1.1, whole genome shotgun sequence DNA encodes these proteins:
- the LOC110538077 gene encoding uncharacterized protein LOC110538077 produces the protein MNTLKIVGLLCCSAFLVRSAHIPEKSMDARSLVEKILGNIPVVHESSVKIMGLTLDPSSQSRNMPYQSMATSLGIPAAPELRTVCRPLNQIDFTLEVCLSSMSAGLQLYQDVLGELKERVTTDKVTGLLADIRDLLAQVNKMQEPGQMSSVAQYEASGLASRLPGDYEVQVATHFTLLQLRDFTQNLKRSMRNIEHLTSRSGQKG, from the exons ATGAACACTCTCAAAA TTGTAGGTCTGCTCTGCTGTTCAGCTTTTCTGGTCCGGTCCGCGCATATTCCAGAGAAGTCAATGGACGCAAGGAGTTTGGTCGAAAAAATATTAGGCAACATCCCTGTGGTTCACGAGTCTAGTGTCAAAATCATG GGCCTGACCCTTGACCCGTCCAGCCAGTCTAGGAACATGCCGTACCAGTCCATGGCGACCTCCCTGGGCATCCCCGCAGCACCAGAACTAAGGACTGTCTGCAGACCCCTAAACCAAATCGATTTCACCCtg GAGGTGTGTCTGAGCAGTATGTCTGCGGGGCTGCAGCTGTATCAGGATGTGCTGGGTGAGCTGAAGGAGCGTGTGACCACTGACAAGGTGACAGGACTCCTGGCTGACATCAGAGACCTGCTGGCCCAGGTCAACAAG ATGCAGGAGCCTGGCCAGATGAGCAGTGTGGCCCAGTACGAGGCCTCGGGACTGGCCTCACGCCTCCCAGGGGACTACGAGGTTCAGGTTGCAACTCACTTTACCCTGCTGCAGCTCCGTGACTTCACACAGAACCTAAAACGCAGCATGCGCAACATCGAACACCTGACTTCCAGGTCAGGACAGAAGGGCTGA